The window GGTAAAGCCGGGGTTTTCGTTTCTGCGCGGCACGATGAAGCTGGCGATCGAGATGGCGGAGCTCGAAGCGCCGCGACATGCGAAGATGACCATTCGCAGCTCCGGCATCGGCGTGCAGATGCTGGTCGAATCGACGTTGAAGATTGCCGATGAAGGGACAGGCTCGCGACTCAACTGGGAGGCCCGAGTCACGGAAATGAAGGGACTCGTGGCGACCGTCAGCCCGTCACTCGTGCGCGGCGCAGCGGAACAGATCATCCGCACCTCGTGGAGCAAGATCCGCGAGCAACTGGCTGGCTAACAATGCTCACTCGCGAACGGGATTCATCCACAGATTACGCAGATTTCGTCGGTTGTTTCGTCGATGCTGACGAAAGCCCTCTGGAATCCTTTTACTATCCGCAGATAAACGCAGACGCACGCAGATAGGAAAGGATTGAATTCATCTGCGTGCATCTGCGTCCATCTGTGGATCAATTCTTTCTGTGCAAGAATCGTTTGCCGGATTCCCTCGCTGACGCTTCGGGTTGTGATGGCGCGAGTACGTCGTGTCGTTGTGCCGTCGTGGTTAACTTACGTCATCCATTGCTTTGCGTCGTCGCTCAATGGAACGCGGCAAAATCCTTGCCGAGCAGGGCCGAGGCGATCTTGAGTTGCATGATCTCGTCGGTCCCCTCGTAGATGCGGCAGACGCGGACGTCTTGCAGGTGGCGACCCACGCGGTAAAGCTCCGAAAAGCCGCGGCCGCCGAAGACCTGCACCGCGCGATCGGCCGCGTCCCAGGCGGCGTTCGTCGCAAAGAACTTCGCCTCGGCCACGCGGAAGTCGGCCTCGGCGCGCAGGCCGGCATCTTTTGGATTCTCGTCGCTCGCCTGCTTCGCCAGCGCCGCGCGTTCGACCAGGGCGTCGCTCGCCGCGCGATCCATCTCGATGTGCGCGATGTGGGCCTGCACCAATTGATGCTTGCCAATCGGCTTGCCGTGCTGGTGGCGCGTGCGGCTGTAATCGAGTGCCTCGGCGAGCAGATCCTCGATCACGCCCAGGCAACCGGCGGCCACGCTCAAGCGACCCGAGATGAGGGTGCCCATCGCCACGCGGAAACCGTTTCCTTCTTCGGAAAGCAGGTTCTCGAGCGGCACCGGGTGATCGGTCATCTG is drawn from Pirellulales bacterium and contains these coding sequences:
- a CDS encoding SRPBCC family protein, with product MPNEKDLTFGGEERFDVPAAKVFGLLTDLDQFARNIPDLVSAEQAGERVLHCVVKPGFSFLRGTMKLAIEMAELEAPRHAKMTIRSSGIGVQMLVESTLKIADEGTGSRLNWEARVTEMKGLVATVSPSLVRGAAEQIIRTSWSKIREQLAG